The Clostridium sp. AWRP genome has a window encoding:
- a CDS encoding FIST N-terminal domain-containing protein, which yields MAGKIKKIIDNVIKQRSKGNPAIAEMTKTKFILKGINPNKFDDNSYDDPIIIEKLIKIVEQMDVKNSVYKGINIKSVFSIKSLEKEVVEDIKNKLAPCNAKLIIFFASSKFDQYKLSNLMKEAFKDCLVAGCSTSGEIVSGKLLKNSVVAMAFNSNIVSDAKVEVIENMKQGLDVERAFTSLEEYFNESAYTMNTKKFVGIVLIDGVSKKEENIMDLIGNRTNVFFIGGSAGDDYNFKETYVLANGKAYTDSAVIIMLKISDNAEFGIIKTESFKCLDTVLTANKVDESNREVIEFNNKPAIVAYSNAVGAHSIEDVQNYFTINPVGLVIGKNYVFVRSPQQVKGTSMLFYCKILEGTDVRLLQSTNIIEDTKKAIENKISEFGKIDGIINFNCVQRTRELEEKGLKKQYGDIFKDIPTIGFSCYGEEFIGHMNQTATMLVFKSKTNI from the coding sequence TTGGCTGGTAAGATAAAAAAAATTATTGACAATGTGATTAAACAGCGGTCTAAAGGAAATCCTGCTATTGCAGAAATGACTAAAACCAAATTTATCTTAAAGGGAATCAATCCAAATAAATTTGATGATAACTCCTATGATGATCCAATTATCATAGAAAAACTTATTAAAATTGTTGAACAGATGGATGTAAAAAACTCAGTATATAAGGGGATAAATATAAAATCAGTTTTTTCAATTAAATCTTTAGAAAAAGAAGTGGTAGAAGATATTAAAAATAAACTAGCTCCTTGTAATGCAAAACTTATAATATTTTTTGCTTCTTCTAAATTTGACCAATATAAGTTGAGTAATTTAATGAAGGAAGCCTTTAAAGATTGTCTAGTAGCAGGATGTTCTACTTCAGGTGAAATAGTTAGTGGAAAGTTATTAAAGAATTCAGTAGTGGCAATGGCTTTTAATTCAAATATTGTTTCCGATGCCAAAGTTGAAGTAATTGAGAATATGAAACAAGGCTTAGATGTGGAGAGGGCTTTTACATCTTTAGAAGAGTATTTTAATGAAAGTGCATATACAATGAATACAAAAAAGTTTGTTGGTATAGTTTTAATAGATGGTGTGAGTAAGAAAGAAGAAAATATTATGGATTTGATAGGCAATAGAACCAATGTATTTTTTATTGGTGGATCTGCTGGAGATGATTATAATTTTAAAGAAACCTATGTACTAGCAAATGGAAAGGCATATACAGATTCAGCAGTGATTATAATGCTTAAAATAAGTGATAATGCTGAGTTTGGCATTATTAAAACGGAAAGTTTTAAGTGTTTAGATACGGTATTAACTGCAAATAAAGTGGATGAAAGCAACAGGGAAGTTATTGAATTTAACAATAAACCGGCTATTGTCGCTTATTCAAATGCTGTGGGGGCACATTCAATTGAAGATGTACAAAATTATTTTACGATAAATCCTGTTGGATTAGTAATAGGGAAAAATTATGTGTTTGTTAGAAGTCCTCAGCAAGTAAAAGGTACAAGTATGCTGTTTTATTGTAAAATACTAGAAGGCACAGACGTTAGACTACTTCAGTCTACAAATATTATTGAAGATACAAAGAAAGCTATTGAAAATAAAATTAGTGAATTTGGGAAAATTGATGGAATTATAAATTTTAACTGTGTCCAGAGAACCCGTGAATTGGAGGAAAAAGGTCTTAAAAAGCAGTATGGAGATATATTTAAAGATATTCCTACAATTGGATTTTCTTGTTATGGTGAAGAATTTATAGGGCATATGAATCAAACAGCTACTATGCTGGTTTTTAAGTCAAAAACAAATATATAA
- a CDS encoding APC family permease produces the protein MNKSKNIGTITLCGLIIGPVLGSGIVLLPPLAYKLIGKWAIPAWIIIMLLGIIFAYVFVFLSLKSPGNEGTAIAVGNAFGNFFRELTSNFLTAAVCFGPTAVLITAANFLKSFSIFSNIKVEMIAFGMEIICALILICGVKTLAKFTLILTGLTAALLFCGSIYTLIFASNVHAPETSFSFSKFRYTLLLLFWAIIGWEIIGNYIEDIKNPKMTLIKAMTISLIVIISLYFTVAVSVQNVSSSNHDILAIMTPLFGSFSLPIITLAASGLCMCTYLMIVGGVSRMSAKRAANNKLPVYLSYVTKNGSPINAIVTLVCIHLVVLSLAAANFLSLDRIVTCANVFFLSNAIVGLAAGFKLLHNIKLKIAISILIISFTLLLFKAALWSISLLIIVILLSLYSNKKVNKQKVPSSCG, from the coding sequence ATGAATAAGAGTAAAAATATTGGAACAATAACACTTTGTGGTCTTATAATAGGCCCGGTACTGGGATCAGGAATAGTTCTGTTACCACCTCTTGCCTACAAGCTGATTGGAAAATGGGCAATACCAGCCTGGATTATAATAATGCTGCTTGGCATTATATTTGCCTATGTTTTTGTATTTCTAAGCTTGAAAAGTCCTGGAAATGAAGGCACTGCAATTGCTGTTGGAAATGCATTTGGAAATTTTTTTCGAGAATTGACTTCAAACTTTCTTACAGCTGCAGTTTGTTTTGGACCCACAGCAGTTTTAATTACAGCTGCAAACTTTTTAAAAAGCTTTAGCATATTTTCAAATATTAAAGTTGAAATGATTGCATTTGGAATGGAAATTATATGTGCTCTAATTCTTATATGCGGTGTAAAAACTCTGGCAAAATTTACTTTAATTTTAACAGGACTCACAGCTGCACTATTATTTTGTGGAAGCATATATACCTTGATTTTTGCTTCAAATGTACATGCACCTGAAACATCATTTTCTTTTTCTAAGTTTAGATATACCCTTTTGCTTTTATTTTGGGCAATAATAGGATGGGAAATCATAGGAAACTATATAGAAGACATAAAAAATCCAAAAATGACACTTATAAAAGCGATGACAATCAGTCTTATAGTTATTATAAGCTTATATTTTACTGTTGCAGTTTCTGTACAAAATGTATCTTCAAGCAATCACGATATACTAGCAATCATGACCCCACTATTTGGTTCATTTTCTCTGCCTATAATTACTCTTGCTGCATCAGGACTATGTATGTGTACTTATCTTATGATAGTTGGAGGAGTTTCAAGAATGAGTGCAAAGCGTGCTGCAAACAATAAGCTACCCGTTTATCTCTCATATGTAACCAAAAACGGAAGTCCCATCAATGCCATAGTAACACTTGTATGTATACATCTTGTAGTTTTATCTCTAGCAGCTGCAAATTTTTTAAGTTTGGACAGGATTGTAACCTGTGCTAACGTATTTTTTCTATCCAATGCAATAGTTGGTTTAGCTGCTGGATTTAAATTACTTCACAACATTAAACTCAAAATTGCAATTTCAATACTCATTATATCATTTACACTATTGTTATTTAAAGCAGCTTTATGGAGTATTTCACTTTTAATTATAGTTATACTTTTATCTTTATATAGCAACAAAAAGGTTAACAAGCAGAAAGTCCCTAGTTCCTGCGGTTAA
- a CDS encoding ATP-binding protein, with protein sequence MDNMQILLNNSNVLIIDDSYYNVKILTAMFEQKEYCVKNASSYELGLKSVTENIPDIILLKVNIGNIYGYEICERLKASYKLQKIPVIFIIDENEPIDKDRVFTAGAADYITMPFNYKEVTTRVDNQLKIRAIRLKMKENNDNLKKQVYEGKSQLEEITEELKEFNIMLEEEITERTKTEEALRESERKFRYSIEEAPVPVMMYTQDGEVLKINRTWSDITGYTIADIPTISKLAEISDVFKKDIHKLSNFSEKQSSGEYSVKTKHGNIRIWDFYLACIGKLTDRRNMLIAVAVDVTEKRCMEQLQKNIEKEKIRLSEIKKYDRMKTDFFANISHELRTPINVIFSAIQVYKLKLKECTCENPCSDRYKYIKVMEQNCYRLLRLVNNLIDITKIDSGYFSINEVNYNIVSLIEDTTLSIADYIKSKGLSVVFDTDVEEKVIACDPGEIERIMLNLLSNAIKFTPRGGKIMVSIEDGKKSIAIKVKDTGKGIPKEKLNSIFERFVQVDKSLARENEGSGIGLSLVKALVELHGGTISVKSREGYGSEFIIHIPCKLVDGKASSKNEYGIEKDYTEKINLEFSDIYN encoded by the coding sequence ATGGATAATATGCAAATTCTTTTAAATAATTCTAATGTACTTATTATTGATGATTCTTATTACAATGTTAAAATACTTACAGCAATGTTTGAACAGAAGGAATACTGTGTTAAGAATGCTTCTAGTTATGAATTGGGACTTAAATCTGTAACAGAAAATATACCGGACATAATTTTACTTAAAGTTAATATAGGAAATATATATGGATATGAAATTTGTGAAAGGTTAAAGGCTAGTTATAAACTTCAGAAAATTCCTGTTATTTTTATCATTGATGAAAATGAACCTATTGATAAAGATAGGGTATTTACAGCTGGAGCTGCTGATTATATAACTATGCCATTTAATTATAAAGAGGTTACTACACGGGTTGATAATCAGCTAAAGATTAGGGCAATACGGCTTAAAATGAAAGAAAACAATGATAATTTGAAAAAACAAGTGTATGAAGGAAAAAGTCAGTTAGAGGAGATAACTGAAGAACTTAAAGAATTTAATATTATGCTGGAAGAAGAAATTACTGAACGTACAAAAACTGAAGAGGCATTAAGAGAAAGTGAGAGAAAATTTAGATATTCCATAGAAGAAGCTCCAGTTCCCGTAATGATGTATACCCAAGATGGGGAAGTATTAAAGATCAATAGAACATGGAGTGATATTACAGGATATACTATTGCAGATATTCCTACAATATCTAAATTGGCAGAAATATCAGATGTATTTAAAAAAGATATACACAAGTTATCAAATTTTAGTGAAAAGCAAAGCAGTGGTGAGTATTCTGTAAAGACAAAGCATGGTAATATACGGATATGGGATTTTTACTTAGCTTGTATTGGGAAATTGACTGATAGACGAAATATGTTAATAGCAGTGGCTGTAGATGTAACCGAAAAAAGATGTATGGAACAATTGCAAAAAAACATAGAAAAGGAGAAAATTAGGCTAAGTGAGATTAAAAAGTATGACAGAATGAAAACAGACTTTTTTGCTAACATTTCTCATGAACTTAGGACCCCCATTAATGTTATATTTTCAGCTATACAGGTGTACAAACTTAAGTTAAAGGAATGTACTTGTGAGAATCCATGTTCAGATAGATATAAATATATAAAAGTAATGGAACAAAATTGCTATCGCCTTTTAAGGCTAGTAAATAATTTAATTGACATAACGAAAATAGATTCGGGATACTTTAGTATAAATGAAGTCAATTATAATATAGTAAGCCTTATAGAAGATACGACTCTTTCTATAGCTGACTATATAAAAAGCAAAGGATTATCTGTAGTATTTGATACGGATGTAGAAGAAAAAGTTATAGCCTGTGATCCGGGAGAAATAGAGAGAATTATGTTGAATTTGCTATCAAATGCTATAAAATTTACTCCCCGCGGTGGAAAGATTATGGTTAGTATAGAAGATGGCAAGAAAAGTATTGCTATAAAGGTAAAAGATACAGGCAAGGGCATTCCTAAAGAAAAGTTAAATTCCATATTTGAACGATTTGTACAAGTTGATAAATCGCTTGCAAGAGAGAATGAAGGAAGTGGAATAGGGCTTTCACTAGTAAAAGCTTTAGTAGAATTACATGGTGGAACTATATCAGTAAAAAGTAGGGAAGGTTATGGCAGCGAATTTATCATTCATATTCCATGCAAATTAGTTGATGGTAAAGCTTCTAGTAAGAACGAATACGGTATAGAAAAAGATTACACTGAGAAAATCAATTTAGAGTTTTCTGACATATATAATTAA
- the htpG gene encoding molecular chaperone HtpG has product MATKQFKAESKRLLNLMINSIYTNKEIFLRELISNASDAIDKSYYRSLVDENVSFNKEDFYIRIAADKENRTLTITDTGIGMTKDELENNLGTIAKSGSFTFKNENEAKEGVDIIGQFGVGFYSAFMVSDLVTVKSRALNSDEAYKWESKGVEGYTIEPCEKNEVGTEITLKIKESTDDEKYDEFLDEYKIRSLIKKYSDFIKYPIKMMVKKSKLKEGSKDEHEDYFEDETLNSMVPIWRKNKNELKPEDYNQFYMDKHFGYEKPLKVIHSSVEGVVSYNTLLFIPARAPFDFYTKEFEKGLELYSNGVLIMEKCGDLLPDYFSFVQGLVDSADLSLNISRELLQHDRQLKFIAKKIKEKIKSELLLMQKNDREKYDEFYKNFGKQLKYGVYADFGSNKDVLQDLLMFYSSTEKKLVSLDEYVSRMKEDQKFIYYATGENIDKIEKLPQTEIVKDKGYEILYFTDEVDEFAIKMLMKYKEKEFKSVSSKDLGFESNDKESEKETKENKELFDFMKETLNGKVKEVRASNRLKTHPVCLANGGELSIDMEKVLNTMPNNQNVKADKILEINTNHQMFKSIKDAFENDKDKLKMLSNVLYNQALMIEGLPVDDPVEFANDVCCLIK; this is encoded by the coding sequence ATGGCTACAAAACAATTTAAGGCTGAATCCAAGAGATTACTTAATTTAATGATTAATTCTATTTACACAAATAAGGAAATATTTTTGAGGGAACTCATATCAAATGCCAGTGATGCAATTGATAAAAGTTATTATCGTTCACTAGTTGATGAAAATGTTAGCTTTAATAAAGAAGATTTTTATATTAGAATTGCGGCAGATAAGGAAAACAGAACCCTTACTATTACCGATACCGGTATAGGTATGACAAAAGATGAACTTGAAAATAATCTGGGTACTATTGCCAAAAGTGGTTCCTTTACATTTAAAAATGAAAATGAAGCAAAAGAAGGAGTAGATATCATAGGTCAGTTTGGAGTTGGATTTTACTCTGCTTTTATGGTGTCAGATTTAGTTACTGTAAAAAGCCGTGCCTTGAATTCAGATGAAGCATACAAATGGGAATCAAAGGGCGTAGAAGGGTATACAATTGAGCCTTGTGAAAAAAATGAAGTGGGAACTGAAATTACATTAAAAATTAAAGAAAGTACTGATGACGAAAAGTACGATGAATTTTTAGATGAATATAAAATAAGATCATTAATTAAAAAATACTCTGATTTTATAAAGTATCCAATTAAAATGATGGTAAAGAAAAGCAAACTAAAAGAAGGTAGCAAGGATGAACATGAAGACTATTTTGAAGATGAAACTTTAAATAGTATGGTTCCAATTTGGAGAAAAAATAAGAATGAATTGAAGCCTGAAGATTATAATCAATTTTATATGGATAAACATTTCGGATATGAAAAACCTCTTAAGGTAATTCATTCAAGTGTTGAAGGTGTTGTAAGTTATAATACCTTACTTTTTATTCCAGCTAGAGCACCTTTTGATTTTTATACTAAGGAATTTGAAAAGGGATTGGAACTTTATTCAAATGGTGTTCTTATAATGGAGAAATGTGGAGATCTTTTACCAGATTACTTTAGCTTTGTACAGGGACTAGTTGATTCAGCAGATCTTTCACTTAATATTTCAAGAGAACTTTTGCAGCATGATAGGCAGCTTAAATTTATTGCAAAAAAGATAAAGGAAAAAATTAAAAGTGAACTTTTATTAATGCAGAAAAATGATAGAGAAAAGTATGATGAGTTTTATAAAAACTTTGGGAAACAGCTTAAATATGGTGTTTATGCTGATTTCGGAAGCAATAAAGATGTACTTCAAGACTTACTCATGTTCTATTCTTCTACAGAGAAAAAGCTTGTAAGCCTTGATGAATATGTTTCCCGTATGAAGGAAGATCAGAAGTTTATATATTATGCAACTGGTGAAAACATAGATAAAATTGAAAAATTACCACAAACTGAAATTGTTAAGGATAAAGGATATGAAATATTGTACTTTACAGACGAGGTTGACGAATTTGCAATTAAGATGCTTATGAAATACAAGGAAAAGGAATTTAAATCTGTTTCAAGCAAAGATTTAGGATTTGAATCTAATGACAAGGAAAGTGAAAAGGAAACAAAGGAAAACAAAGAACTGTTTGATTTTATGAAAGAAACATTAAATGGAAAAGTCAAAGAAGTTAGGGCATCAAACAGATTAAAGACTCATCCTGTTTGCCTTGCAAATGGTGGTGAATTGTCCATTGATATGGAAAAAGTGCTTAATACAATGCCAAACAATCAAAATGTAAAAGCAGATAAAATTTTAGAGATAAATACAAACCACCAAATGTTTAAATCAATAAAAGATGCATTTGAAAATGATAAAGATAAACTTAAAATGCTTTCAAATGTATTATATAATCAGGCACTTATGATTGAAGGACTGCCTGTAGATGATCCTGTGGAATTTGCAAATGATGTTTGCTGTTTGATTAAGTAA
- a CDS encoding LysR family transcriptional regulator, which translates to MEFRNLRTFSEIAHLKSYTKAAKELGYAQSTITTQIQLLEEELGVKLFEKIGRKMHLTSKGEVLLKYAENIISLTEEAKEAVSDIDLPCGILKIGIVESLCTMRLPELLKNYHMKYPEVEVIIKIGVCSDLRSMLKNNIVDLAFILDKPIVDPDLISCVSYNEPMIFLTSPVNRLASKRQVTIEDIKDEPLIVTEKGCSYRNIFEKMFQQSGLRPNIALEVGSIEAIKSFTMSNLGITLLPVMTVKKELENGELVGFDLDGCKFNMTTQILYHKNKWVTAAMRAIISEARG; encoded by the coding sequence ATGGAATTTAGAAATCTAAGGACATTTTCTGAAATTGCTCATTTGAAAAGTTATACTAAGGCGGCAAAGGAACTAGGATATGCCCAGTCTACTATTACGACACAAATTCAACTTTTAGAGGAAGAGCTTGGTGTAAAACTTTTTGAAAAAATTGGAAGAAAAATGCATCTTACTTCAAAGGGTGAAGTGCTTCTTAAATATGCAGAAAATATAATAAGCCTTACAGAGGAAGCTAAAGAGGCAGTAAGTGATATAGATCTTCCCTGTGGAATTCTAAAAATAGGGATTGTAGAATCCCTATGTACTATGAGACTCCCAGAATTGCTTAAAAATTATCATATGAAATATCCTGAAGTGGAAGTTATAATTAAAATAGGTGTTTGTTCAGATTTACGAAGTATGCTTAAAAACAATATAGTTGATTTAGCATTTATATTGGATAAACCAATTGTTGACCCAGATTTGATATCTTGTGTGTCCTATAATGAACCAATGATATTTTTAACGTCTCCAGTAAATAGGCTTGCTAGCAAAAGACAAGTTACAATAGAAGATATTAAAGATGAGCCTTTAATTGTAACGGAAAAAGGGTGCAGCTATAGAAATATTTTTGAGAAAATGTTTCAACAATCAGGTTTAAGACCCAATATAGCCTTGGAAGTTGGAAGTATTGAGGCAATTAAGAGCTTTACCATGAGTAATCTTGGAATAACCCTGCTTCCTGTTATGACAGTAAAAAAGGAGCTTGAAAATGGTGAGCTTGTTGGATTTGATTTGGATGGTTGTAAATTTAATATGACAACACAAATACTATATCACAAGAACAAATGGGTAACAGCTGCAATGCGAGCAATTATATCAGAAGCTAGAGGTTAA